The Porites lutea chromosome 11, jaPorLute2.1, whole genome shotgun sequence genome contains the following window.
gGTCGAACTTTGCGTTTGGCTACATTTGGCATTGAAAGGGTAAAAATAGTGCTTCTCTGGGCACGCATGGAAAACGTATTAATAGAATCAGAACGTTCTAGAACTTTGCCGGCACCCTTGAGAGAAAAGTCGGGATTAAATGTTTTTGCGTTAACCCCCAGAGAGGATTAATTGTGAGTTAAGTGCGTTAATCACTCTTACACGTGACAGCAGTGTTGAGAGAAGCTTACTGTAGCGGGTCTGTTGCAGGCTGTCAAACGGAACTTCCTCGTCGTTTTAACCTTCTAGTTCAGGACTTGCTTCAATATTTAGGGACTGCTCAATCAGGATTTAAATTCCTTGGTAAATGAagcagtgttgttgttgttgttgttgttgttggtattCTAGATCTTCATCTTTCATCACTGGCCCCTTCTCTCACTCTGGCCTATTTTTTCAAATTATCGATTAAATTGTCGACCGGGGAGACTCTTCATATTGCTGAACAACAAATTATACTCATTAAGGCTGTAGGATCCATTTTGGAAGTTTCCACTCACGCTCCAATGCAAACCTTTACGACTAGGAATATGCTGTGTATAAGAGAACTCATAGAGAATCACGTGACATCAACCTTCATGGACTCCATAGCTAGCTGCATGAGCTTGGCTAGTCGCCAAAGCCAACTTTCAATCTCTAGTTCTCATTTAAAATGCAAGTAAATCAATCTAATTTTATCTCCTTCCTTTATCTTTACTTTAGTCCAACCAACTTTGCGATGTACGCCTCTTTATAGGTTAATTTGTTATTTCCAACACATATCAATATTAATGTCGTTAATTAATCGCTAACTTCCCTTCACCAAACCAGCACGTTTTGAATGTAGCCCGCGAGCAGAGTCTCTTGTTGTCGTTTGTGGTGGTGAAACAGGCAGAGAAGAGGAAATCAGCACAAGGGGGCCAGTGCGACTGGTAACTTCATTTAAGACGAAATGTTTCACGTTTcatttcaaatggtaatgaagAGGGCATGTTTGTAGTTCTGTTGAAAGGATAAGGAACTGGTTGAAATTTAAACGTAGTAACACGGGCTCTCCTTGGACTTCTGGATGCATGCAAACAATcaactgattgattgattgattgattgattgattaattaacAATTGATTAATAGTGACTAGTAAAAAATGCAATTCAAAAATGGACTTAATTAAATAAGACCTACATACACAATGTACAAAAGCATAATACTGATAACCTAAGTTGAACAGTGATGATTAGAAAACCCAGTGGATGGTTATCCCTGATATGAACACGGATGCACTAGCAAGTTCGATCGTTGTTGCTGACCAGACTTCAAAGTCTTTCCCCAAAAAATTACCACAACCGGAAAGAGTGCTTTTACACCAAtactacaagatttgtccgAGAAATGCAACAAGCTAATTTAATTTCTAAGTAATTCTCTTATTGCCTCCCTGTGCTTGGCAAACTCTTCTCCACGTAGCGTAGCTCGTTTCATGTATTCACAAAATTTTTCCTCGCTGAACGAATTAAATGTCTCTCTTGctgaaagagcaaaaaaaacaaaaaagcacacaaatgaaaagaaaataattgtcATCATTAAGCAGAACTTGGCCCGACgtaagggaatccagattcTGGAAtgcgggaaatttttgcttgtgaaatctgACTGTAAATCTGGAATCGAGCAAATGTTTGCTGTGagatccggaatcctgggctctGAGGAATCCAGAATTCCACTAACGATTAgcatccggaatccagtacgtGGAATCCTGAGTCTTGCATTCCCTTACGTGGGGAGAAAAACTTATGACATGCACTCAGCTGAAAAGAAAGCAACTTATAAAAGCGGATTCTCACTTTCAACTGCTACAAAGCCACCTAATTCACAGACAGCCATAGGTCGTTCGTCTGATTCCGCATACGAGCTCTTCACCTCGGAACCTGTCAATACAGTTACATAGTagagttagcctgcgtagctggttCCATAAAGATACTAAGTTCTTCCGTGTGTTTGCAACAGTATGTACTATTGTTGCTGTGGCACTAGATGGTTTCGGATAAGCTAGCAAGAGATcttaattaaagaaaaagtgatttgtaaaaaaaaggatttttaagGAGAACTTAAGAGAAACTGTGCTATTTAATCACAGTTTTCCGGTTCTGCGGAAAGACAGACATAATCAATGCGTGCTAATTCTAGTGTAAATCAAAGGAAAACGGAGGGTGGGTAGAAAACGAGGAGCTAAGACCTAATACCCAAAAACTCgatatttataagtgattttgacgggggtcttcgtttttgggtcttaggtcttaggtcttcgttttctacccacCCGGAAAACGGATGCTCGAAAGTCCGGGCCATaaggaggaaaaaaaacctaGAATCGTACTTTACAGTAAGAATAATGAACTTAGCTAATAACAGAAGaatataaaattgttttatgtCTTTgttttagagtggttttcgtttgagtgtcgtaaaaccaaaaccaaagtaattactctggccaatcacataggacacagacaatacattgaaccaatcaaaactcgaagtaattacatgtggctgacgcaaagcgcgggaaaatgcatgcgagcgcgtcacaattggctttggttttacttctgattggatgaaaaggtggcgcgaatcttttaagccaatcgcatcgtgtagaaagtgcaaaaccaattacttttcgacactcaaatgaaaaccgctctaattgTTTTAAGTCTTTGTTCTACTCACCAGTCACAGCATTTCGAGGCCAGAGGAAGACTCTGAGGACAGACTGTTGCTTACTTTCCTTGTTAACATACCCATTTATCAGCGCTTTTGAGGTACAGGCTTCTCCACGCATAATAAGCCAAGTATGTGCGACCTCGTTTTGTATAAAATAAGACGACACTTGGTTTATTTTTCTGTGAACAAAACGACAGCCAAGATTAACCGGCCGTGGGGTCACTTCGATCGTTCATTTTTCTAACGGTTGCGTGGTTTTGTACTAATTATGGCAGGAATTTAGAAGTTTGCGGGggtgtcattttgtgaaacGCTAGGTTAATACGTTTGCTAACATGCTCGGTGAAATCGGCACTTTCAGAGACTTTACATTTCGTCACCTCGGCCTTGAAGGTTCTTATGTATATATCTGAGATTTAAACATGTGTATAATAAATTGCATATCATACATACAGTATGTTATAAATAGCTTTTATTCCATCATATTTGTGcaagcattttaatttttacttttatttctttcGAGTTTGATTGAACCTAATCATGTAATGTTTAAAATACGAACAGCAGTGTTTTTAATATAACTGGTTAAAAATACTACTATCAAACAACAGTAAAAGCAGCCCAAACCAGGCGTGCGACGTGCGTTTGTCTCAGTACTTTAGCGTGACATTATATAGAACTTCTATTTTAACGCTTTCCGTTGCGCATGGAAAATAgagtaataaaaaaatttaaaacaagaagaagaaaaaagtaataaaagatAAACGTAAGAATTATAGCTGAGGTAATTACAAAAATCTGAATAACTTTCTGCTCTAATCGTAGGGGGATTAGATTGCAGTCCCTTTTGGAGTAGCCGCTATAGGGTAAAAACTATTGCTGAAACTGTATATACACGAAAGTTTTATTTCCTCCTCTTTTTCTTAACTAACAGAAAATACGATCAGGGGATGCTATTAAACAGTGTAATGAGTATTACAACGTTTCGCTCCTTACCTCGCTAGTAAACTAGGATTAGTGTGAGGTCCTAACTCGAAGACGAACATAGTCGCTGCATAATCTCTAACTTCAAATAGGTCTTCACAAACAGGAAAAACGTCCTACAACAATTCATCAAAGAGAGACAAAACCTCGTAATTAATGCAGGCGTACTGAAAAGGCAAACAGACAGCGGGGAGAattagtggggggggggggtggggtggggggaaggCACGCATGTCCACTTTGTCGAGGGATATTACTTAACATTTATAATCCCTAGTCTCCTGAAGACAATGGAGAGAATCTCGGAACGTGGGTTGAGTCTAGTCTCCTATATGTAGCTCAAAAGCCTCCaccaaaattacaaaaacaaagaattctCTCTGGTGCTCCCACTCAAAAAGATATATCTTAACCCACGGGCACTTTTCTTCACAGAACGCCAGCAAATATTTCAGAGATTGGAATTTTTGCCATGTTAATGCGTGCGGGGGATGGAATGGTAATGAAGAATGAAAGGTCCTTAAACTAACAGGCATAAATTATAGCTCATCTCGGCCATAATTATTTCCCTATGTTAAATGTTTACTTCCACAGtaccacaaaaagaaagcatggAAGCCGGATAAAATGCGGCAAGGTTGTCTGATGAACTCACCACCGTCTCAAGATAAGATGGATGTTTATTGTACCACACATGGAAATGTAAATGATTCACTGAACAGTAAGCACACAGGCTGTTAAAACCCAAACGGAATcctctacagaaaaaaaaagtgaaacgCATGTTAAGAGGATCACCTACCCTGCATTAAGGGGACATGAATGTCATTAAGTCCTTTGCTTTTCTTCCACAATTTCTGGTAAGCAAATCTTAATTAAAAGGAAATCTTCACAAACTTcacaatgttttgatttcatgtaATGATCGTAATAAGTTATTGCTATATTAGTTTACCTGTGGCTACTTAACATAGATGTCTCCAGCCCAAGTAATATTGCTTCTTCAGTAAGAACCTAGCAGTTTATTACAAACATACAGCAATAAGTGACAAGATGGTACTGGTAAGTCCACAGAATCCACCACCTTTCCCACCTTAATATTCAGCATGTACAAAGCTGTACACTGACATGTATGCAAACCAGAGATTATCTAAGTTAAGTGGTAAAACTCTCTAATAAAAAAGCTAATGATctgataataattaattttattatcctTGAAGCACTTAACATATTAACATGTTTAATGCATTTAGCTGTTGGTTGAATGAATCCTGTGTCCCTAGATTTCCCAAGAAAGATCAGTCAGGTTTATTAACTAAAAGGAGGGTTCAgttgggtggggaggggggtagggAGAGCTTGACCACATTTTTGTTCATTACGGGATAAGACCCAAGTGACAATAATGCCTaaaggtttttggttttggtaCTTCAATTAAGGGTAGAAAATTGCATGGAgagttttgcatttcttttttttttcacttttaggagttcttaagaactcgctTAAATATGTCTGTGTGTTCGAAATTGAATTGCAAATATTTGGAAGTGCACGTTGATTTTTAAGGAGAGAAAATTAAACCTCCTGAATGAAAGAAGAGAGAACTAACAACAAACTTAAACAACATATTGCACCAatgccggggtttgaacctggTCTACATAGGTGGTTAAAGACTTTTTCTCAGTAAAGCCAAAATCAAATCTGAAAGTGCCAAAGACACTTTACAGGTACCTGTGGAAGACAGGAGTTTACACTTGGAACCAACAGAGAATGTCCATATTCCATAGGACTGACATTAATTATCATGAGATGGTGATCATCATTTGCACTGACAGCTGCAGTATTATGTGTTGGACAAAGCTCAAATAGAACCTATGGGTACAGTAAAGGAAATAAGACATTTTGGTTAACTTGTTTTAAGGACTTATATGCCTCCATTCTTAGTACAAGGATTAGCTACCCTACAAGAAAAAGTTTATTCCTGGAAGATGATTGAGTAATAGCCTGCATATAAAGTATTTCCATGTGGTTCCACAGAGCAAAGAATGAGAAACTTGAGTCAAAGACCACTCGTTCCATTTTTGGGGCAGCCAAAACCAAAAAATCCCATTTCTTGCCGTTCCTCTGTCTTTCTTTGCTCTGAAACCAcatggaaacgcttgctactcAGACTAATTTAGTAAAGACAACTATGACCTTACCTCTTTACTTTGCACTTTAGTGAAGTTAAATTTTTCAGGATTGAATGGTTGACTAACACTGTTCATTGGATCTGGTTTCCTTCGCTGAGTAAAACGTAGCTCATTCAACTGTCAAAACAATCGGTGAAAACATAATGATACGTGTAGCTGATGAAAAAATTTATAACTTCTTGTTTGCTTTAATTTGATGCCTTTTTGTGTCTATGAaatttctacatttttcagGGAAATGAGCTCTCTCTTTTTAGACTTGtgcaatattaataatatttcgTACTTTTTTGTACACCAGCACTGGGCTGCTATGACATTATAAATCCCATACACAACATACTAATAATTATACATGAAGGCAAATTACTATCCTTCAAGACCCTTCTGAATataaaagattaaaaagaccctaaaaaataataacaacaccACAAGACACTAGCTAACCAACAATAGTCGCTGCAACACCATTGAAGAAAGAGCTGAGGTATGTAATATCTGGTAAataagagagttgactgtagataTCTTACAATCccttcaatttttgtttttgttttgtttgctgttttaCTCTTTGCATAGTTATTTATGACAATGGCTAAACTACTTGAACTTAATGTAAAACTGAAccataacaaaataatatacatGTGGGCCACAATATTCcaaagattttgaaaatcatCACTCAAAAAATTAATAGACAAGATCATTGAAAACTCATTTTACCTGGATGTACAAGAAAAATTTCCCAGGTGCCATCCTTCCTTCAATTTTATCAAGTCTGTATTTGAAGTATCCAGCATCTGCTGCAGCATTCCATGTTTCTGAAAGTTCTTTGTCAaactgaaatttaaaagaaaatcaacCATGTATTAAAACTAAAGACACAGCATTATtcacaaataaaatttataacaaCCAGAAGTAAATTAAGCAAAATATAATGATAATatcgaatttttaaaattgtatttCAATAATCATTTTCAAGCATAAAGCTTATTATGTCTGACAATAATGTTGTACATCATAATTATGTATGATGATAAACTTGAAACAATTTCCAGAGTAATAACTTTTCCATAATCAAAATTGTATAGGTAGGAACAGACTATTTCCAACACTATGTGTGGATAGAATAATAGTTGTATGTAGAACCCAATAAATTACGCTTCTTGTGACTCAGGAATTTTATCACCAAGCAGGCAATGTACATAATTTTATATGAATCAAGCAAATCCTGTGTTGTGATTGGCTAACCAAGCAGGCACTGTTAAGCCtatcttatatatatatatatatatatatattttttttttttttgccataaatAGTTCCTTTATTTCCCAGCCTTGATCTGTCAATAACTTGGCCAGTATCTAGCTGTATTAATCTCACTCTAAGTCACAATGGACCAAGCTATGATCTTTTAATCCCCACtttctgtaaacaaaacaatgtTAACTCTCACTTCTCTATAGATTGAGACAAATCTTTGCTTATACAATTTTTTGCCTCAGTAACATAAGGCCAAGTGCGCAGTGTTGGTCATCACAGCTGTAACAAAATAGGTCAAATTTTGTCAATGTGCATCATGCTTGCACAATAATTGGGCATAAGAAGCTGATAAACGTATATTGAGCCTGGGATATTTAAGCTTGtaagaaagtcagttttgtaTCAACAAAGCATTTTCAACTACACGATACTTTAGTTGAATTTACGACCCCAGCATACTAAGTAGTTTCAGAGACATTCTCCCTTCAAAGCTACAAATTTTCAAAGACTGTCTGGCCTGGCAATCTGGCAGTTTTTAACTGATGCTATATTTCCTCAGATATTCAGCTTGCAAAAATTGCTCCAGTTGATTGAAGTTAGTTTGTATATTTATACACTGTATGATGAAGCCTTCTATGGGCAAATTTATATACAAATGAGCAAAACATGAACAGTGGAGTTTGTAAACCAAGCTCagatatttttttgctttgtacagCACTCGGATTCAGGTTACTTTTAACGTTTATTACCTTGCTCAAGTAAAGCCCATTTTGTGTTGTA
Protein-coding sequences here:
- the LOC140952641 gene encoding GDP-D-glucose phosphorylase 1-like — translated: MSSAKRISSGRQFFYTYEDFQWPSYHCSNNTTQNGLYLSKFDKELSETWNAAADAGYFKYRLDKIEGRMAPGKFFLYIQLNELRFTQRRKPDPMNSVSQPFNPEKFNFTKVQSKEVLFELCPTHNTAAVSANDDHHLMIINVSPMEYGHSLLVPSVNSCLPQVLTEEAILLGLETSMLSSHRGFRLGFNSLCAYCSVNHLHFHVWYNKHPSYLETVDVFPVCEDLFEVRDYAATMFVFELGPHTNPSLLARKINQVSSYFIQNEVAHTWLIMRGEACTSKALINGYVNKESKQQSVLRVFLWPRNAVTGSEVKSSYAESDERPMAVCELGGFVAVETRETFNSFSEEKFCEYMKRATLRGEEFAKHREAIRELLRN